A window from Enterocloster bolteae encodes these proteins:
- a CDS encoding DUF3298 and DUF4163 domain-containing protein produces the protein MQTITQHILTDQMDYQDTVVLNCQIRYPQLNASCNQEAIQAINQYYVTQANEKARYCRSVLYPQAAEEANYSRVRNVPFFPYEFNISYVVTYNQDCIFSLFSEQYTFTGGAHGSTLRTSETWDAQSGRKMTLSDFYQNNPSYIQDIQNWIQFEIAERLKANPGTYFDNYQELLRNSFHPENFYLTPGGIVIYYQQYDIAPYSSGIPEFLLPFDADTSNV, from the coding sequence ATGCAAACCATAACCCAGCATATTCTGACAGACCAGATGGATTACCAGGACACCGTTGTGCTTAACTGCCAGATTCGTTACCCACAATTGAACGCTTCCTGCAATCAGGAAGCGATACAGGCCATAAACCAATACTATGTCACACAGGCAAATGAAAAAGCAAGGTACTGCCGCAGCGTATTATATCCCCAGGCGGCCGAGGAGGCAAATTACAGCCGCGTCCGCAATGTTCCATTTTTTCCATATGAATTTAATATAAGCTATGTGGTGACATATAACCAGGACTGTATTTTCAGTCTTTTTTCGGAACAGTATACCTTTACAGGCGGAGCTCACGGATCCACCCTGCGGACATCTGAGACCTGGGATGCCCAATCCGGCAGAAAAATGACGCTCAGCGACTTTTATCAAAACAATCCGTCTTATATCCAGGATATCCAGAATTGGATACAGTTTGAGATTGCAGAGAGGCTGAAAGCCAATCCCGGTACCTATTTTGACAACTACCAGGAACTCCTGCGCAATTCCTTCCATCCGGAGAATTTTTATTTGACACCAGGCGGGATCGTCATTTACTACCAACAGTATGATATTGCCCCTTATTCCAGCGGCATACCGGAATTCCTGCTGCCCTTTGATGCAGACACTTCTAATGTATAA
- a CDS encoding DNA polymerase beta superfamily protein has translation MTLGQIKERLQSSEYDFLRTDEHLGHHIILLTLGGSHAYGTSMETSDLDIRGCALNSKREILIHEDFGQVTDPHTDTTIYAFRKLIPLLTNCNPNTIEMLGGREDHYLHIAPVGRELLDHAHLFLSQRAVYSFGGYANQQLRRLDNKAARLVEQTDNERHILKTIEHASFDWKNRYFYMPGDSVKLYIGKALKEEYDSEIFMDITLRHYPLRDYKCLWSEMQSIVKSYAKVGKRNQNAIEHGKLGKHMMHLIRLYMMCLDILEKEQIVTYREKEHDLLMDIRNGRYLDENRQPVPEFFEMVDEYEKRLDYARKNTSLPEEPDIRKINDFAASVNERVVKGEL, from the coding sequence ATGACCTTAGGACAAATAAAAGAAAGGCTGCAGTCCAGTGAATATGATTTCTTAAGAACGGATGAACACCTGGGCCATCACATCATCCTATTGACATTGGGAGGAAGCCATGCCTATGGAACCAGCATGGAAACCAGCGATCTGGATATTCGCGGATGTGCCCTGAACAGCAAGAGGGAAATTCTGATTCATGAGGATTTTGGGCAGGTAACGGATCCGCACACCGATACCACTATCTATGCATTCCGCAAGCTGATTCCACTGCTGACCAATTGTAATCCAAATACCATAGAAATGCTGGGCGGCAGAGAAGACCATTATTTGCATATAGCACCAGTGGGCAGGGAGCTGTTAGACCATGCCCACTTATTCTTATCCCAGAGAGCGGTTTATTCCTTTGGAGGATATGCAAACCAGCAGCTGCGCAGACTGGATAACAAGGCGGCCCGGCTTGTGGAACAGACGGATAATGAGAGACATATACTGAAAACTATAGAACATGCTTCCTTTGACTGGAAGAACCGGTATTTTTATATGCCCGGGGACAGTGTTAAGCTGTATATTGGAAAAGCTCTTAAGGAAGAATATGATAGTGAGATATTTATGGACATTACCCTGAGGCATTATCCGCTCAGGGATTATAAATGCCTGTGGTCAGAGATGCAGAGCATTGTAAAATCATATGCCAAGGTGGGAAAGAGAAACCAGAATGCCATAGAGCATGGTAAACTGGGTAAGCATATGATGCATCTGATCCGCCTGTACATGATGTGCCTGGATATTCTGGAAAAGGAACAGATTGTGACTTACCGTGAAAAGGAACACGACCTTCTTATGGATATCAGAAATGGCCGGTATCTGGATGAGAACCGGCAGCCTGTTCCGGAATTTTTTGAGATGGTAGATGAATATGAAAAGCGTCTGGATTATGCCCGGAAAAACACATCGCTGCCGGAAGAACCGGATATCAGGAAGATCAATGACTTTGCAGCCAGTGTAAATGAGAGGGTGGTAAAAGGTGAACTGTAA
- a CDS encoding VanW family protein, protein MNQLENNQNRRSSSAGRSRGRGSDKGTGRGTSRNTGRSSSSGSGSRSSYSYRSGGQAGRMNAAQTARRNSPHRRKKGPDYKKIAIAGVILIILIAGISLAMKWKGAGGSEPDHSVEETTETEMMKEVKVDGITITGMSKNQARNAILKEYPWDMTVTYDGDTYNVTNLAAEKVDALLDEIYSGEPAESYTLNMDGLEEAAAGEAENCAAKWNKKAKNGSIDSYDKEKGAFVFAGEESGFAIDQEKLAADILKALKDKKFDASITATGSETAPDISAAAAKEKYKTISTFTTKTTANKARNTNIRLASEALNGTVVHPGEEFSFNAAVGQRTEAKGYQGAAAYNNGEVVQEIGGGVCQVSTTLYNAVYRSGLGEESITFRRSHTFEPNYITPGQDATVSWEQPDFRFKNTSSTSIGIKASYADQKMTVSIYGIPILEEGTKLDLVSEKVEELDPPAPTYEEDQTLEPGVEIQKSAGSKGSRWITYKVLYKDGKEVSREQDHKTTYKGHAPVIRRNTTGVVLPPEETTLSTETTTPTIDGMPDGYIPGDETITAPSGNSSPESGPGTVTQPAAPTTAPAAAPNPTQAPQPSETEAAGPGGDNPVIAPLKPE, encoded by the coding sequence ATGAATCAGTTAGAGAATAATCAGAACAGAAGAAGTTCCTCAGCAGGCAGAAGCCGCGGCAGGGGTTCAGATAAAGGCACGGGACGGGGAACGTCCAGGAATACAGGCAGAAGCAGTTCGTCAGGCAGCGGTTCAAGAAGTTCTTATTCCTATCGTTCCGGCGGACAGGCCGGCAGGATGAACGCGGCCCAGACAGCCAGGCGCAACAGCCCTCACAGGAGAAAGAAGGGGCCGGATTATAAAAAGATTGCCATAGCCGGAGTTATTCTTATTATCCTCATAGCCGGCATATCGCTGGCCATGAAATGGAAAGGAGCCGGTGGAAGCGAACCGGATCATTCTGTGGAAGAGACAACCGAGACAGAGATGATGAAGGAAGTCAAGGTGGATGGGATTACCATCACCGGCATGTCTAAAAACCAGGCCAGGAATGCAATTCTTAAGGAATATCCCTGGGATATGACAGTTACCTATGACGGAGATACATATAATGTGACGAATCTTGCGGCGGAAAAGGTAGACGCGCTGCTGGATGAAATCTACAGCGGGGAACCAGCTGAGAGTTACACACTGAACATGGACGGACTGGAAGAGGCAGCTGCGGGGGAGGCGGAAAACTGCGCGGCCAAATGGAATAAAAAGGCCAAAAACGGTTCCATCGACAGCTATGACAAGGAAAAGGGCGCCTTTGTGTTCGCCGGGGAAGAGAGTGGGTTTGCCATTGACCAGGAAAAGCTGGCAGCAGACATATTAAAGGCCCTGAAAGATAAGAAGTTTGACGCTTCCATCACAGCCACGGGAAGTGAGACAGCCCCGGATATCAGCGCTGCCGCTGCCAAGGAAAAATATAAGACCATCAGCACCTTCACCACAAAGACAACAGCCAACAAGGCCCGAAATACCAATATCAGGCTGGCTTCAGAGGCTCTGAACGGAACCGTGGTGCATCCGGGAGAGGAATTCTCCTTTAACGCAGCCGTGGGACAGAGGACAGAGGCAAAGGGCTACCAGGGAGCAGCCGCCTATAACAACGGAGAGGTGGTGCAGGAGATTGGCGGAGGTGTATGCCAGGTATCCACCACCCTGTACAACGCAGTATACAGGTCCGGACTGGGAGAGGAGAGCATTACCTTCAGGCGCTCCCACACCTTTGAGCCCAACTATATCACACCGGGCCAGGACGCCACGGTGAGCTGGGAACAGCCGGATTTCCGCTTCAAGAACACATCCAGCACATCCATCGGCATCAAGGCCAGCTACGCGGACCAGAAGATGACGGTATCCATTTACGGTATTCCGATTCTGGAGGAGGGAACAAAGCTGGATTTGGTATCCGAGAAAGTGGAGGAGCTGGATCCGCCGGCACCTACATATGAAGAGGACCAGACCCTTGAGCCGGGAGTGGAGATTCAGAAGAGCGCCGGCAGCAAGGGAAGCAGATGGATCACCTACAAGGTATTATATAAGGACGGAAAAGAGGTTTCCAGGGAACAGGACCATAAGACCACATACAAAGGCCATGCCCCCGTTATCCGCCGCAACACCACGGGCGTGGTGCTGCCGCCTGAGGAGACTACCCTTTCCACAGAGACAACAACGCCAACCATTGACGGAATGCCGGACGGCTATATTCCGGGTGATGAGACAATCACCGCGCCTTCCGGAAACAGCTCCCCGGAGAGCGGCCCCGGCACAGTGACCCAGCCGGCAGCGCCCACCACAGCGCCTGCAGCGGCACCGAATCCAACCCAGGCCCCGCAGCCGTCTGAGACTGAGGCAGCCGGACCGGGCGGAGATAATCCGGTGATTGCACCGCTGAAACCAGAATAA
- the nifJ gene encoding pyruvate:ferredoxin (flavodoxin) oxidoreductase has protein sequence MARKMKTMDGNHAAAHASYAFTDVAAIYPITPSSPMAEATDEWATDGRTNIFGREVQITEMQSEAGAAGAVHGSLAAGALTTTYTASQGLLLMIPNLYKIAGEQLPGVFNVSARALASHALSIFGDHSDVYACRQTGCAMLCESSVQEVMDLTVVAHMASIKGKVPFINFFDGFRTSHEIQKIETWDYEDLKEMVDMDAVDAFRKHALNPNHPCQRGSAQNPDIFFQAREACNPYYDALPAIVQEYMDKVNAKIGTDYKLFNYYGAADAEHIIISMGSVNDTIEETIDYMVKQGQKVGVVKVRLYRPFCVQALIDAIPDTVKVISVLDRTKEPGAIGEPLYLDVVAALKGSKFDQVKVLTGRYGLGSKDTTPAQIVAVYENTTKSPFTVGIVDDVTNLSLEIGAPLVTTPEGTTNCKFWGLGADGTVGANKNSIKIIGDNTDMYAQAYFDYDSKKSGGVTMSHLRFGHSPIKSTYLIRTANFVACHNPAYVRKYNMVQELVDGGTFLLNCPWDMEGLEKHLPGQVKKFIADHNINFYTIDGVKIGIETGMGPTRINTILQSAFFELTGIIPAEKANELMKAAAKATYGRKGEDVVQKNWAAIDAGAKGMHKVEVPESWKNCEDEGLDYAVVTQGRKDVVDFVNNIQTKVSAQEGNSLPVSAFTEYADGSTPSGSSAYEKRGIAVKVPVWNPDNCIQCNFCAYVCPHAVIRPVAMTADEAAKAPADMKMKDMTGMAGYKFAISVSALDCTGCGSCANVCPGMKGNKALVMESLEANLGEQAIFDFGQSLPVKEEVLAKFKENTVKGSQFRQPLLEFSGACAGCGETPYAKLITQLFGDRMYIANATGCSSIWGNSSPSTPYTVNAKGQGPAWDNSLFEDNAEFGYGMLLAQNAIRDGLKAKVESVMANEKATDEMKAACKEWLDTFGTGALNGTATDKLVAVLDGVDCDVCRDIVKNKDFLAKKSQWVFGGDGWAYDIGFGGVDHVLASGKDINIMVYDTEVYSNTGGQSSKATKTGAVAQFAAGGKDVKKKDLASIAMSYGYVYVAQICMGADMAQTVKAIAEAEAYPGPSLIIAYAPCINHGIKKGMDKAQTEEKLAVECGYWNNFRYNPAAEKKFSLDSKAPKLETYQDFLKGEVRYMSLAMKNPERAAELFARNEAEAKERYAYLEKLVTLYGND, from the coding sequence ATGGCAAGAAAAATGAAAACCATGGATGGCAACCATGCAGCAGCGCATGCGTCATACGCATTTACTGATGTAGCGGCTATCTATCCGATTACCCCATCCTCACCTATGGCTGAAGCCACAGACGAATGGGCAACAGACGGAAGAACCAATATCTTCGGTCGTGAAGTACAGATTACAGAGATGCAGTCTGAGGCAGGTGCAGCAGGTGCTGTACACGGTTCTCTGGCAGCAGGTGCTCTGACCACCACCTACACAGCGTCACAGGGTCTGTTACTGATGATCCCTAATCTTTATAAAATCGCGGGCGAGCAGCTTCCAGGTGTATTCAACGTATCCGCACGTGCTCTTGCTAGCCATGCATTATCTATTTTCGGTGACCATTCCGACGTTTACGCATGCCGTCAGACCGGATGCGCTATGCTGTGCGAGTCCAGTGTACAGGAAGTAATGGACCTGACAGTTGTTGCACATATGGCATCCATCAAGGGCAAGGTTCCATTCATCAACTTCTTCGACGGTTTCCGTACATCCCATGAGATTCAGAAGATTGAGACCTGGGATTATGAGGACCTTAAGGAAATGGTTGACATGGACGCTGTAGATGCTTTCCGCAAGCATGCACTGAATCCAAATCATCCATGCCAGAGAGGCTCTGCTCAGAACCCTGATATCTTCTTCCAGGCAAGAGAAGCCTGCAACCCATACTATGACGCTCTTCCTGCAATTGTTCAGGAATATATGGACAAGGTTAATGCCAAGATTGGTACTGACTATAAGCTGTTCAACTACTACGGCGCTGCTGATGCTGAGCACATCATCATCTCCATGGGCTCTGTCAATGACACCATCGAAGAGACCATCGACTACATGGTGAAGCAGGGACAGAAGGTTGGTGTTGTTAAGGTTCGTCTGTACAGGCCATTCTGCGTACAGGCCCTGATTGACGCCATTCCTGATACCGTTAAGGTTATCTCCGTATTAGACAGAACAAAAGAGCCAGGCGCTATCGGCGAGCCTCTGTACCTGGATGTTGTTGCTGCCCTTAAGGGAAGCAAATTTGACCAGGTTAAGGTTTTAACCGGACGTTACGGCTTAGGTTCCAAGGATACCACACCTGCTCAGATCGTGGCAGTTTACGAGAATACAACCAAGTCTCCATTTACCGTAGGTATCGTGGATGACGTTACAAACCTGTCCTTAGAGATTGGCGCTCCTTTAGTTACTACTCCTGAGGGAACCACAAACTGTAAGTTCTGGGGTCTGGGCGCTGACGGTACAGTTGGTGCAAACAAGAACTCCATCAAGATCATCGGTGACAATACAGACATGTATGCACAGGCATACTTTGATTATGACTCCAAGAAATCAGGCGGCGTTACCATGTCCCACCTGCGTTTCGGACACAGCCCAATCAAGTCTACCTATTTAATCCGTACAGCTAATTTCGTTGCCTGCCACAATCCTGCATATGTACGCAAGTACAACATGGTTCAGGAGCTGGTTGACGGCGGTACATTCCTGTTAAACTGCCCATGGGATATGGAAGGACTTGAGAAGCATCTTCCTGGACAGGTTAAGAAGTTCATCGCTGACCACAACATCAACTTCTACACCATCGACGGTGTAAAGATTGGTATTGAGACAGGCATGGGCCCAACACGTATCAATACCATCCTTCAGTCCGCATTCTTTGAGCTGACCGGCATCATTCCTGCTGAGAAGGCAAACGAGTTAATGAAGGCTGCTGCAAAGGCAACCTATGGCCGTAAGGGAGAGGACGTTGTTCAGAAGAACTGGGCAGCTATCGACGCAGGCGCTAAGGGCATGCACAAGGTAGAGGTTCCGGAGAGCTGGAAGAACTGTGAAGACGAAGGCCTTGACTATGCAGTTGTAACCCAGGGAAGAAAGGATGTAGTTGACTTCGTTAACAATATCCAGACAAAGGTAAGTGCTCAGGAAGGAAACTCCCTGCCTGTATCCGCATTTACAGAGTATGCAGATGGTTCCACACCATCCGGTTCCTCCGCATATGAGAAGCGCGGTATCGCTGTTAAGGTTCCTGTATGGAATCCGGACAACTGTATCCAGTGTAACTTCTGTGCATATGTATGTCCTCACGCTGTTATCCGTCCGGTTGCCATGACTGCTGACGAGGCTGCAAAGGCACCTGCAGACATGAAGATGAAGGATATGACAGGCATGGCCGGCTATAAGTTTGCCATCTCTGTTTCCGCTCTGGATTGTACCGGATGCGGTTCCTGTGCAAATGTATGCCCAGGCATGAAGGGCAACAAGGCTCTGGTTATGGAAAGCCTTGAGGCTAACCTTGGCGAGCAGGCTATCTTTGACTTTGGTCAGTCCCTGCCTGTTAAGGAAGAGGTTCTGGCTAAGTTCAAAGAGAACACCGTTAAGGGCAGCCAGTTCAGACAGCCTCTGCTTGAATTCTCCGGCGCTTGCGCAGGATGCGGCGAGACTCCTTATGCAAAACTGATTACCCAGCTGTTTGGCGACAGAATGTACATTGCCAACGCAACAGGATGTTCCTCCATCTGGGGCAACTCCTCACCATCCACACCTTACACCGTAAATGCCAAGGGACAGGGTCCTGCATGGGATAACTCCCTGTTTGAGGATAACGCTGAGTTTGGTTACGGTATGCTGCTGGCTCAGAACGCAATCAGAGACGGCTTAAAGGCTAAGGTTGAGAGCGTAATGGCTAACGAGAAGGCTACTGACGAGATGAAGGCAGCCTGCAAGGAGTGGCTTGATACATTTGGCACCGGCGCTCTGAACGGCACTGCTACCGATAAGCTGGTTGCAGTTCTGGATGGCGTTGACTGCGATGTCTGCAGAGACATTGTTAAGAATAAAGATTTCCTGGCTAAGAAGTCACAGTGGGTATTCGGCGGTGACGGATGGGCTTACGATATCGGCTTCGGCGGTGTAGACCACGTGCTGGCATCCGGTAAGGACATCAACATCATGGTATACGATACCGAGGTTTACTCCAATACAGGCGGCCAGTCCTCCAAGGCTACCAAGACAGGTGCTGTTGCACAGTTCGCTGCAGGCGGCAAGGACGTTAAGAAGAAAGACCTTGCAAGCATTGCCATGAGCTATGGCTATGTGTATGTTGCACAGATTTGTATGGGCGCTGATATGGCTCAGACTGTTAAGGCAATTGCAGAGGCAGAGGCTTATCCGGGACCATCCCTGATTATTGCATACGCTCCATGTATCAACCATGGTATCAAGAAGGGTATGGACAAGGCTCAGACAGAGGAGAAGCTGGCTGTAGAGTGCGGTTACTGGAACAACTTCCGTTACAACCCGGCAGCTGAGAAGAAGTTCTCCCTGGATTCCAAGGCTCCTAAGCTTGAGACCTATCAGGACTTCTTAAAGGGCGAGGTTCGTTACATGTCCCTGGCTATGAAGAATCCTGAGAGAGCAGCCGAGCTGTTCGCACGTAACGAGGCAGAGGCTAAGGAGCGTTACGCTTACTTAGAGAAGCTGGTTACACTGTACGGCAACGACTAA
- a CDS encoding DUF1653 domain-containing protein: MNRQNEHTGIGPGTIVRHFKRETLSAEEKKTNRYLYVVRDMAHHTETGELLVIYQALYGEFGTFARPAEMFFSEVDRAKYPEIRQRMRFEAVSS; this comes from the coding sequence ATGAACAGACAGAATGAACACACGGGAATCGGACCTGGCACAATTGTCAGACATTTTAAGAGGGAAACATTATCGGCAGAGGAAAAAAAGACGAACCGATATCTCTATGTGGTCAGGGACATGGCCCATCATACGGAGACAGGAGAGCTCCTGGTCATCTATCAGGCGCTGTACGGGGAGTTTGGAACCTTTGCCAGGCCGGCTGAAATGTTTTTTTCTGAGGTGGACAGGGCAAAGTATCCGGAAATCAGACAGCGTATGAGATTTGAAGCTGTGAGCAGTTAG
- a CDS encoding HD domain-containing protein: MNCNHDIPISAACIIKELELRGWEFTQGQNLEMDNWQHILFTVVPELKTMCGFQQNNPYHVYDVWQHTAAALRAAGDDPVVALTILFHDIGKPECYTEDEDGRGHFYGHGPVSARITNQVMKRLKFDEETIDTVVELVRYHDSDLHEKRRSIRTWLDRLGEKQFRRLLEVRRCDVSGQNPACLAERLARIHRLEALLDEVVEQTGQFHIKDLDINGSDLIQIGYTPGSSIGSTLSKLADQVVEGVMENKRDILLREAGRWLIRE; this comes from the coding sequence GTGAACTGTAATCATGATATACCAATATCCGCGGCCTGCATTATAAAGGAATTGGAATTAAGAGGATGGGAGTTTACACAAGGCCAGAACCTGGAAATGGACAACTGGCAGCATATCCTGTTTACTGTGGTTCCCGAATTAAAGACCATGTGCGGGTTTCAACAGAATAATCCTTATCATGTCTACGATGTGTGGCAGCATACCGCAGCGGCCCTCAGAGCAGCAGGAGATGATCCTGTTGTGGCATTGACCATACTGTTTCATGATATCGGAAAACCGGAATGCTATACTGAGGATGAGGACGGCAGAGGGCATTTCTATGGACATGGCCCTGTAAGCGCCAGGATTACGAATCAGGTAATGAAACGGCTGAAATTCGATGAAGAAACCATTGATACGGTGGTAGAGCTGGTAAGATACCACGACTCTGACCTTCACGAAAAGAGACGAAGCATCAGAACATGGCTGGACCGTCTGGGAGAAAAACAGTTCCGGCGGCTGCTGGAGGTACGCCGGTGTGATGTAAGCGGCCAGAATCCTGCCTGTCTGGCAGAACGGCTGGCAAGAATCCACCGTTTGGAAGCCCTTCTGGATGAGGTGGTGGAGCAGACCGGGCAGTTTCACATTAAGGATTTGGATATTAATGGAAGTGATTTGATACAGATTGGTTATACACCGGGAAGCTCCATTGGAAGCACGCTGTCTAAGCTGGCGGACCAGGTGGTAGAAGGAGTCATGGAGAACAAAAGGGATATATTATTGCGGGAAGCAGGCCGGTGGCTGATACGCGAATAG
- a CDS encoding cell wall hydrolase, which produces MKRIVILGAMALTLSLAVPMTVQAEENGTDMVLAAKSVAGEFKTALQEAAHKTIKFANQDGINIYKELSTGAVVLDQAFLNTSFEVLGEYGDWSMITTEAGHAYIETKYLSGIEIRRPSYSEEDLYILAHVICGEAQNCPDDEQLLVGSVVLNRVNHGRFPNTIKGVVFAPGQYSCTRDGNYYREPTASNWANAKWLLENGSILPGNVVWQSGGRQGRGEYLRTRYHSYCY; this is translated from the coding sequence ATGAAACGAATCGTTATATTGGGGGCCATGGCTCTGACCTTATCACTGGCAGTGCCCATGACAGTGCAGGCAGAGGAAAACGGGACAGATATGGTACTCGCCGCCAAGAGTGTGGCGGGTGAATTCAAAACCGCTCTTCAGGAGGCAGCCCATAAGACAATTAAGTTTGCTAACCAGGATGGAATCAATATTTATAAGGAACTCAGCACAGGGGCAGTGGTTTTGGACCAGGCATTTCTGAACACATCCTTTGAGGTTTTGGGTGAATACGGTGATTGGTCCATGATAACAACAGAGGCAGGACATGCATATATAGAAACAAAATATCTCTCAGGCATTGAGATACGGCGCCCTTCTTATTCAGAAGAGGACCTTTATATTCTGGCTCATGTAATCTGCGGAGAGGCGCAGAACTGTCCGGACGATGAGCAGCTTTTGGTGGGCTCAGTGGTGTTGAACCGGGTGAATCATGGCCGGTTTCCCAACACCATCAAAGGTGTGGTATTTGCACCGGGGCAGTACTCCTGCACCAGAGACGGAAATTATTACCGCGAGCCCACAGCAAGCAATTGGGCCAATGCAAAGTGGCTTCTGGAAAATGGGAGCATCCTGCCGGGCAATGTGGTCTGGCAGTCAGGAGGCAGACAGGGCAGGGGAGAATATCTGAGGACCAGATATCACAGTTATTGTTATTGA
- a CDS encoding MmcQ/YjbR family DNA-binding protein, protein METKSDLITYCLTYKDVYEDYPFRDHEWTVIRHRGNKRVFAWIYRREGQVCINLKCAPEWIEFWRKAYSGVRPGYHLNKKHWNTVVLDGSVPDEDIKRMIGESYDLTGDCSKKR, encoded by the coding sequence ATGGAGACAAAGAGCGATTTAATTACATATTGTCTTACCTATAAAGATGTATATGAGGACTATCCCTTCAGGGACCATGAATGGACTGTCATACGCCACCGGGGCAATAAGCGGGTATTTGCCTGGATATACCGGCGGGAGGGACAGGTCTGCATTAATCTGAAATGCGCGCCTGAATGGATTGAATTTTGGCGCAAGGCCTATTCCGGTGTGCGGCCAGGGTATCATTTGAATAAAAAGCACTGGAATACGGTGGTTTTGGATGGGAGTGTCCCGGATGAGGATATCAAACGGATGATAGGTGAAAGCTATGATTTGACAGGAGATTGCAGTAAAAAGAGATAA
- a CDS encoding PHP domain-containing protein, with translation MSYVDLHVHSNASDGTLSPEQVVRLAHEAGLSAIALTDHDTTAGVAGAAEAGAELGLEVVPGIEVSSSFRDHEIHILGLFVDTDSPSLQAALKEFRHHRDQRNQEMLGRFDAHGIHLTAEDLCAGNPDTVITRAHVARALLAKGLGPDLDHIFKKYLQYGGTYCPPKEFLPPEAVMEALLDSHAFVALAHPFQYKLGDKATEELIAYLAGLGMKGLEVYHSSHNRLESAKLQEMAARHHLLSTGGSDFHGSNKPDISIGTGRGGLRVSSLLLDAIKNTL, from the coding sequence ATGTCTTACGTTGATTTACATGTCCACTCAAATGCATCCGACGGCACCCTGTCACCTGAGCAGGTGGTCCGCCTGGCCCATGAGGCCGGACTTTCAGCCATCGCCCTTACGGACCACGATACCACGGCCGGCGTTGCCGGCGCCGCGGAGGCCGGGGCAGAACTGGGGCTGGAGGTGGTGCCCGGCATCGAGGTATCCAGCAGTTTCAGGGACCACGAAATCCATATACTGGGACTTTTCGTGGACACTGATTCGCCCTCCCTTCAGGCTGCGTTAAAGGAATTCCGCCATCACAGAGACCAGCGCAACCAGGAGATGCTGGGGCGTTTTGATGCCCACGGCATCCACCTGACCGCCGAAGATTTATGCGCCGGGAACCCTGATACGGTCATCACCAGGGCCCATGTGGCAAGAGCCCTTCTGGCAAAGGGTCTGGGGCCTGATTTGGACCATATTTTTAAGAAATATCTGCAATACGGAGGCACATACTGCCCGCCCAAGGAATTTTTGCCTCCCGAGGCGGTCATGGAAGCCCTCTTGGACAGCCATGCCTTTGTGGCCCTGGCCCATCCTTTCCAGTACAAGCTGGGGGATAAGGCCACGGAGGAGCTCATCGCCTATCTGGCAGGCCTGGGCATGAAAGGCCTGGAGGTATATCACTCCTCCCACAACCGCCTGGAAAGCGCCAAGCTCCAGGAAATGGCCGCGCGCCACCATCTGCTCTCCACAGGCGGTTCCGACTTTCATGGCAGCAATAAACCAGATATTTCCATAGGGACGGGCCGGGGCGGCCTGCGGGTCTCCTCCCTGCTGTTAGATGCGATAAAAAACACCCTTTAA